The following proteins are encoded in a genomic region of Xanthocytophaga agilis:
- the fumC gene encoding class II fumarate hydratase: MDYRIEKDTMGEVKVPSHVYWGAQTQRSIENFKIAQDINKMPREIIQAFAYLKKAAALTNLDAGVLSKEKCDLIGKACDEVLAGKLDDQFPLVVWQTGSGTQSNMNVNEVVAYRAHVINGGSLTDEKKALHPNDDVNKSQSSNDTFPTAMHIAAYKMLIEVTIPGIEKLRNTLAAKAQKFMKVVKIGRTHFMDATPLTLGQEFSGYVSQLDHGLKAIKNTLAHLSELALGGTAVGTGINTPPNYSENVAKHIANLTGLPFITAENKFEALAAHDAIVEAHGALKTVAVSLMKIGNDIRMLSSGPRAGIGEIFIPDNEPGSSIMPGKVNPTQCEAMTMVAAQVLGNDVAINIGGSNGHFELNVFKPVMIYNFLHSARLIGDVCVSFNDKCAEGIEPLEANIRKHVESSLMLVTALNTKIGYYKAAEIAQTAHKEGKTLKETALKLGYLTEAEFDEWVKPEDMVGKI; encoded by the coding sequence ATGGATTATAGAATTGAAAAAGATACGATGGGCGAAGTAAAAGTACCTTCCCACGTATATTGGGGTGCACAAACCCAACGTTCCATTGAAAATTTCAAAATAGCTCAGGATATTAATAAGATGCCTCGTGAGATTATCCAGGCGTTTGCATATCTGAAAAAGGCAGCCGCATTAACAAACCTTGATGCAGGTGTACTATCAAAAGAAAAATGTGATCTGATCGGTAAAGCATGTGATGAAGTGCTGGCAGGTAAGCTGGATGACCAGTTTCCACTGGTGGTATGGCAGACAGGCTCTGGTACACAATCTAACATGAACGTAAATGAGGTGGTAGCCTATCGGGCTCATGTTATTAATGGAGGAAGCCTTACAGATGAGAAGAAAGCATTGCATCCCAATGATGATGTCAATAAATCCCAGTCCTCTAATGATACATTTCCAACTGCAATGCACATTGCAGCATACAAAATGTTGATTGAAGTAACGATTCCTGGTATTGAGAAACTTCGCAATACGCTAGCTGCCAAAGCGCAAAAATTCATGAAAGTAGTAAAGATCGGACGTACTCACTTCATGGATGCAACACCGTTAACACTGGGACAGGAGTTTTCAGGTTATGTATCTCAGCTGGATCATGGCCTGAAAGCTATTAAGAATACATTGGCGCACTTATCAGAATTGGCATTGGGCGGTACTGCTGTTGGTACAGGTATCAATACTCCTCCAAATTATTCAGAGAATGTAGCCAAACATATTGCAAACCTTACTGGTCTTCCATTTATTACTGCTGAAAATAAATTTGAAGCACTAGCAGCCCATGATGCAATTGTAGAAGCTCATGGCGCATTGAAAACAGTGGCTGTAAGTCTGATGAAGATAGGTAATGACATTCGTATGTTGTCATCAGGTCCACGTGCAGGGATAGGGGAGATCTTTATTCCTGATAACGAACCAGGTTCTTCTATCATGCCTGGCAAAGTAAACCCAACCCAGTGTGAAGCGATGACAATGGTTGCAGCTCAGGTATTAGGTAATGATGTTGCGATCAATATTGGTGGATCTAATGGCCATTTTGAACTGAATGTGTTCAAACCTGTTATGATCTACAACTTCCTGCATTCAGCCCGTTTGATTGGAGATGTATGTGTATCCTTTAATGACAAGTGTGCAGAAGGAATTGAGCCATTGGAAGCCAATATTCGCAAACACGTAGAAAGCTCACTAATGCTTGTAACTGCCCTCAATACAAAAATTGGTTATTACAAAGCTGCTGAGATTGCCCAAACTGCTCATAAAGAAGGTAAAACTCTGAAAGAGACAGCATTAAAACTTGGCTATCTCACCGAAGCAGAATTTGATGAATGGGTAAAACCTGAAGATATGGTAGGCAAGATCTAA
- a CDS encoding 50S ribosomal protein L25/general stress protein Ctc, which translates to MKTIEIIGYNRANLGKKTAKELRTLSQVPCVLYGGKQQVHFSVPMILFRDLLYTPEVHQVDLNIEGTHYKAIVQDAQFHPVNEMILHVDFLELDENKPVKMNIPVRLQGTAVGVTKGGKLISKLRKLTVSALPKDMPDYVTVDVSGLDLGKSIKVGEVNAENFVILNSPSNPVASIEIPRGLRGKSAE; encoded by the coding sequence ATGAAGACAATCGAGATTATAGGGTATAACAGAGCAAATCTCGGAAAGAAAACAGCGAAAGAGCTGCGTACATTGAGCCAGGTACCTTGTGTACTATATGGTGGAAAGCAGCAAGTTCACTTTTCCGTTCCAATGATTCTTTTCCGTGACCTGTTGTATACACCAGAAGTTCATCAGGTAGATCTGAACATCGAAGGAACACATTACAAAGCGATTGTACAGGATGCGCAGTTTCACCCGGTAAATGAAATGATTCTGCACGTTGATTTTCTGGAACTGGATGAAAATAAACCTGTAAAAATGAACATTCCGGTTCGTTTACAAGGAACAGCCGTAGGTGTGACTAAAGGGGGGAAATTGATTTCAAAACTGCGCAAGCTTACTGTTAGTGCATTACCTAAAGATATGCCTGACTATGTAACTGTAGATGTATCAGGACTGGATCTAGGTAAGTCTATCAAAGTTGGCGAAGTAAACGCTGAAAACTTTGTTATTCTGAATTCTCCTTCTAACCCAGTTGCTTCTATTGAGATCCCAAGAGGTCTTCGTGGAAAAAGCGCTGAATAA
- the nadC gene encoding carboxylating nicotinate-nucleotide diphosphorylase translates to MALNFRPTYLNTRSIDTFIQTALHEDIGDGDHSTLAAVPATAQRQARLIIKDTGMMAGMELASYIFHAVDPALQVTTLIEDGSMVKYGDIGLTVTGKAQSILQAERLVLNCMQRMSGIATYTHQLVQLISHTKAKLLDTRKTTPNFRLMEKWAVAIGGGLNHRFGLFDMIILKDNHIDYAGGVTQAIQATHQYLKEKDKNLNIVVETRNLKEVEEVLQIGNITRIMLDNMPPDRMREAIALINGRFPTEASGGITEETIGAVAESGVDYISVGALTHSVKSLDISLKAF, encoded by the coding sequence ATGGCTCTAAACTTTCGTCCTACCTATCTCAATACTCGATCTATTGATACATTCATTCAGACTGCTCTTCACGAAGATATCGGAGATGGAGATCACTCTACATTAGCAGCTGTTCCAGCAACTGCCCAGCGTCAGGCTAGGCTTATCATTAAAGATACTGGCATGATGGCAGGAATGGAACTGGCGTCATATATCTTTCATGCGGTTGATCCTGCACTACAGGTAACAACTCTGATTGAAGATGGGTCTATGGTAAAATATGGGGATATAGGCCTTACAGTTACAGGTAAAGCCCAATCCATTCTGCAAGCAGAGAGACTGGTATTAAACTGTATGCAACGTATGAGTGGTATTGCGACCTATACACATCAATTAGTGCAACTGATTTCACATACCAAAGCCAAACTCCTGGATACCCGAAAAACAACTCCTAACTTCCGACTTATGGAAAAATGGGCTGTAGCTATTGGAGGTGGCTTAAACCACAGGTTCGGCCTATTTGATATGATTATTTTAAAAGATAACCATATCGATTATGCGGGAGGAGTAACTCAGGCTATTCAGGCCACTCATCAGTATTTGAAGGAGAAAGACAAAAACTTAAATATCGTTGTTGAGACCCGTAATCTGAAAGAAGTAGAAGAAGTATTACAAATTGGTAATATAACCCGGATCATGTTGGACAACATGCCTCCAGATCGTATGCGAGAAGCCATTGCATTAATTAATGGTCGCTTTCCAACAGAAGCATCTGGTGGTATTACAGAAGAAACAATAGGGGCTGTAGCAGAAAGTGGAGTAGATTATATCTCTGTAGGTGCGCTGACACACTCTGTTAAAAGTCTGGATATTAGTCTAAAGGCGTTCTAA
- a CDS encoding aminopeptidase, translating to MKRKLKRAGLILVGILLIMIVWNLQLIIYGLGQLKGQLTIVWNARPITEVMQDKSFPDSLKTKLALIQEIRSFAIDSLGINESDNYTTLFDQKGKTLMWVVTACDPYELKPHQWEYSFLGSMPYKGFFDSLKAVKEEKIWKGKGLDTDIGTAAGWSTLGWFKDPILSSMLYRQPGSLSNLIIHELTHGTLFIKDNIEYNENLADFVGDEGAKLFLIHKYGKESPEYTKYTSRKIYREKHYSHILRGSQQLDSLYKTFTNKLTTQQKDTLKFRLIRQIIQSEDTITVNGKPNPLGWEGPLPNNTFFMEYIRYRAKQNQFEEEFRTKFNSDFKRYFAYLKKKYPKESML from the coding sequence GTGAAACGAAAATTAAAAAGAGCAGGTCTTATTTTAGTAGGTATACTTTTAATCATGATTGTATGGAATCTACAATTAATCATTTACGGACTAGGACAACTTAAAGGACAATTAACTATTGTTTGGAATGCACGCCCCATAACTGAGGTAATGCAGGATAAGAGTTTTCCGGATTCATTAAAAACAAAACTAGCACTTATACAGGAGATACGAAGCTTTGCTATAGATTCATTGGGTATTAATGAGTCCGATAACTATACTACCTTATTTGATCAGAAAGGTAAGACGCTGATGTGGGTTGTAACGGCATGCGATCCATATGAATTAAAGCCTCACCAATGGGAGTACTCGTTTCTGGGAAGTATGCCTTACAAAGGGTTCTTTGACTCATTGAAGGCAGTAAAAGAGGAAAAGATCTGGAAAGGAAAAGGTCTGGACACAGACATTGGCACAGCAGCAGGCTGGAGCACATTGGGATGGTTCAAGGATCCTATTCTGAGTAGCATGCTTTATCGTCAGCCAGGTAGCCTATCCAATCTGATTATTCATGAACTAACGCATGGTACTCTCTTTATTAAAGATAACATAGAATATAATGAAAACCTTGCTGACTTTGTAGGAGACGAGGGAGCCAAGCTTTTTCTAATTCATAAATATGGAAAAGAATCTCCTGAGTATACCAAATACACATCCAGAAAAATATATCGTGAAAAGCACTATTCCCATATTCTGCGGGGATCTCAGCAACTGGATAGCCTTTATAAGACTTTTACCAATAAACTAACAACTCAGCAAAAGGATACATTAAAATTCAGACTTATTCGTCAGATTATTCAGTCGGAAGATACAATAACAGTGAATGGGAAACCCAATCCATTAGGGTGGGAGGGACCTCTGCCTAATAATACTTTCTTTATGGAATACATCAGGTATCGGGCAAAACAGAATCAATTTGAAGAAGAATTTCGTACAAAATTCAACTCTGACTTTAAGAGATATTTTGCATATCTGAAGAAGAAATATCCTAAAGAGAGTATGCTATAG
- a CDS encoding ribose-phosphate pyrophosphokinase, whose translation MASSYSVKLFSGTASRYLAEKIAYYYGKPLGTVTLQQFSDGEMSPYFEESVRGCDVFLIQSTFPPADNLMELLLMIDAAKRASAKYVTVVVPYFGYARQDRKDKPRVAIAAKLVANLLSAAGASRLMACDLHAGQIQGFFDFPVDHLDGSAVFVPYFRSLKLDNLIIASPDVGGVSRARAFAKYFGADIVVCDKHRKRANEIASMQVIGDVEGANVVLIDDLVDTAGTITKAAKIIMEKGAKSVRAITTHPILSGSAYETINNSVLEELVVTDTIPLKQESPKIKVLTVAELFAKAIRNVHDHESISTLFLQV comes from the coding sequence ATGGCATCGTCTTATTCAGTCAAGTTATTTTCGGGTACCGCTTCGCGATATCTGGCAGAGAAGATTGCGTATTATTACGGGAAGCCTTTGGGAACCGTTACTTTACAGCAATTCAGCGATGGCGAAATGTCGCCTTATTTCGAAGAGTCAGTAAGAGGATGTGATGTGTTTCTGATTCAGTCAACATTTCCACCTGCAGACAATCTGATGGAGTTACTTCTGATGATTGACGCAGCTAAACGCGCTTCAGCAAAATATGTAACAGTAGTAGTTCCTTATTTTGGTTATGCTCGTCAGGATAGAAAAGATAAACCTAGAGTGGCCATTGCTGCCAAGTTGGTCGCAAATCTTTTGTCTGCTGCTGGAGCAAGCCGTCTTATGGCATGTGATCTTCATGCGGGTCAGATTCAGGGATTCTTTGATTTTCCTGTAGACCATCTGGATGGATCAGCTGTTTTTGTTCCCTATTTCAGAAGTTTGAAACTTGATAACCTAATCATTGCTTCACCAGATGTTGGGGGGGTAAGCCGGGCAAGAGCGTTCGCCAAGTATTTTGGTGCTGATATTGTGGTTTGTGATAAGCATCGTAAACGTGCCAATGAGATTGCTTCGATGCAGGTTATTGGTGACGTAGAAGGTGCCAATGTTGTTTTGATTGATGATCTGGTAGATACGGCAGGTACTATCACCAAAGCAGCCAAGATCATCATGGAAAAAGGTGCAAAGTCGGTGCGTGCTATTACCACACACCCTATTTTGTCTGGAAGCGCCTATGAAACGATCAATAATTCTGTACTGGAAGAATTGGTAGTAACAGATACTATTCCACTGAAGCAGGAATCTCCAAAGATCAAAGTCCTTACTGTAGCTGAGCTTTTCGCGAAAGCTATTCGTAACGTACATGATCATGAGTCAATTAGTACTTTATTTTTACAAGTATAG
- a CDS encoding YcxB family protein gives MARNPNQFFRNPMMQQQAVPVPGAKTKKYQMDKKVYVRLGMTHLLKTQWYWVFVPVGIIVLNIILNITKVYTNWWIYLIAFLVALGYVLFWAIQFTGISQLEQYKVMFDKFSYDINTKQINAMINAKEGMQIGWDMVKDVYKEKDAYTLVLSRGQFIHLPFNIFNSDNDLKFFERILRQKNLIK, from the coding sequence ATGGCACGCAATCCAAATCAGTTTTTCCGTAATCCAATGATGCAACAGCAGGCGGTACCTGTACCTGGCGCAAAGACGAAAAAGTATCAGATGGATAAAAAAGTATATGTACGCCTTGGAATGACACATCTGCTTAAAACTCAGTGGTACTGGGTATTTGTGCCTGTTGGAATTATTGTTTTAAACATTATTCTGAATATAACAAAAGTATATACCAACTGGTGGATCTATCTTATTGCTTTTCTGGTAGCATTGGGTTATGTTTTGTTCTGGGCCATTCAGTTTACTGGTATCTCTCAGCTTGAGCAATACAAAGTGATGTTTGATAAATTCTCTTATGACATCAATACCAAGCAGATCAATGCGATGATTAATGCCAAAGAAGGAATGCAGATTGGCTGGGATATGGTAAAAGATGTGTATAAAGAGAAAGATGCCTATACACTGGTATTATCCCGTGGACAATTTATCCACCTTCCTTTCAACATTTTTAACTCCGACAACGATCTTAAATTTTTTGAACGAATACTCCGACAAAAAAATCTGATCAAATAA